A region of Paenibacillus sp. 37 DNA encodes the following proteins:
- a CDS encoding LTA synthase family protein yields MSRSSLTRFLSGPFIFFTIIMMIKSSLAWIVIFDDIPVWKPLLTELPLIWIGFCLIEWFAAKRRMWMYLAVDLLLSGIFFAAIMHYKYYGVIVNYHALAQVNQVTSVKSSMFSLLDPYYLFIFADVLIIGGILTRRRIKLGSTERPNRIPLERRARRRVASVILILSMILCMLNIYPNRASMSELTQAEQMGILGYEAYTILDRPDKPVPIAQIDQTDIDQLKQTTELPAILEKGAASGRNVIMLQLESFQNFLIGLEVDGQEITPNLNQLARKNLYFPNFYQQVGQGNTSDAEFVVNTSFYTPPNGAATTVYADKALPSLPKLMSANGYQTATFHTNDVRFWNRDQLYKALGFDQYYDIDYFGTQDSIAFSASDEVLYSKTLDKLESMQSSGNPFYAHIISMSAHHPYTLPKNKVKLTLPERYKDTLPGNYLISQHYADQAVGQLIAGLKERGLWENSLLVLYGDHLGLPIYSLDKDDKVLMKELYGREYTSADMINIPLMISAPGVTPGVQLEQIGGQVDILPTIAGLTGVSLKDQLHFGQDLLHEGGNLLPERYYLPSGSVLNDASLFIPAKGYGDGTHYSLADAGRQDAGQQRTGVPSDETPQISGDEESPTIATPNNSGLSSSRFITKDQYDRALDLAHLSNSYLSQLPDRKAKQ; encoded by the coding sequence TTGTCACGCAGTTCACTCACCCGATTTCTAAGCGGACCTTTTATATTCTTTACCATTATTATGATGATCAAAAGCTCACTTGCCTGGATTGTTATCTTCGATGACATCCCTGTCTGGAAACCACTGCTGACCGAATTGCCGCTCATCTGGATCGGCTTCTGTCTAATTGAGTGGTTTGCTGCCAAGCGACGGATGTGGATGTACCTTGCCGTGGATCTGCTGCTTTCAGGGATTTTCTTTGCAGCCATCATGCACTACAAATACTATGGCGTAATCGTTAACTATCATGCGCTGGCACAGGTGAATCAGGTGACCTCAGTCAAGAGCAGTATGTTCTCTTTACTTGATCCCTATTATTTGTTTATTTTTGCAGACGTTTTGATCATTGGGGGGATACTCACTCGTCGTCGGATCAAGCTCGGGAGTACAGAACGCCCAAACCGTATTCCACTTGAACGACGTGCCAGAAGACGGGTCGCTTCGGTCATTCTGATCCTGTCCATGATCCTATGCATGCTTAACATCTATCCCAATCGGGCCAGCATGAGTGAGCTTACACAAGCAGAACAGATGGGCATCCTCGGTTACGAGGCGTATACCATCCTGGATCGACCTGATAAACCTGTGCCCATTGCTCAGATTGATCAGACTGACATCGACCAACTGAAGCAAACGACCGAACTTCCTGCAATTTTGGAGAAGGGTGCCGCGAGCGGACGCAATGTGATTATGCTCCAGTTGGAATCGTTTCAGAACTTTCTGATTGGATTAGAGGTAGATGGACAGGAGATCACGCCCAACCTGAATCAATTGGCTAGAAAGAACCTGTATTTTCCGAACTTCTATCAGCAAGTGGGACAGGGAAATACATCGGATGCAGAATTTGTTGTGAACACATCGTTCTACACCCCACCGAACGGGGCAGCAACAACTGTATATGCGGATAAAGCTCTGCCGAGTCTACCCAAGTTGATGTCAGCAAACGGATATCAGACAGCCACATTCCATACAAATGATGTTCGTTTCTGGAATCGGGATCAGTTATACAAGGCACTAGGGTTCGACCAGTATTATGATATTGATTATTTCGGCACACAGGACTCTATCGCCTTTTCGGCCTCGGATGAAGTACTGTATTCCAAGACACTGGATAAGCTGGAATCCATGCAGTCTTCGGGCAATCCCTTCTATGCCCATATCATTTCTATGTCAGCCCACCACCCGTACACTTTGCCTAAAAACAAGGTAAAGCTGACGCTGCCAGAACGTTACAAGGATACGTTGCCCGGTAATTATCTGATATCACAGCATTATGCGGATCAGGCAGTTGGACAGTTGATTGCTGGATTGAAAGAACGGGGATTATGGGAAAATAGCTTGCTCGTCTTGTACGGGGATCACCTGGGACTTCCCATCTACTCACTGGATAAGGATGACAAAGTCCTTATGAAAGAGTTGTATGGCCGGGAATACACATCAGCAGATATGATTAATATTCCGCTCATGATCTCGGCTCCGGGCGTTACCCCGGGTGTACAACTGGAACAGATCGGAGGCCAGGTGGACATTCTGCCAACGATTGCGGGACTCACCGGAGTATCACTGAAGGACCAATTACACTTCGGACAGGATTTGTTACACGAAGGTGGAAATCTCCTACCCGAACGTTATTACCTTCCTTCCGGGTCGGTGCTAAACGATGCTTCTCTCTTCATTCCGGCAAAAGGATACGGGGACGGGACGCATTATTCCCTAGCTGATGCAGGCAGACAGGATGCTGGGCAACAACGGACAGGTGTTCCGTCAGACGAGACACCTCAGATTTCGGGAGATGAGGAATCTCCAACTATCGCCACACCCAATAACAGTGGGCTGTCTTCTTCACGGTTTATAACGAAGGATCAATATGATCGAGCATTGGATCTTGCACACTTGTCCAACAGTTATTTAAGCCAGTTACCGGACCGAAAGGCTAAACAATAA
- a CDS encoding GNAT family N-acetyltransferase — protein sequence MEFTRITSIKDPLFAQMHKLMQEIFPREEVLDFSLWEEPLEDPGIRVFVAVHEGQVVGATEYRYYEDWNVAMTDFTIIGREGLGIGSFLANHRKRDLQKLAAANGKELFGMFAEIYNPYLSQDHEFGGIKPMDPYVRREVLSHLGYQRLDFPYVHPSWQGDGEAVGGLDLCFMPGDESLGELPASLVADFLNRYYAVLPNKPQEWLAMVEQLTARKSVALLPL from the coding sequence ATGGAATTTACGCGTATTACATCCATTAAAGATCCATTGTTTGCCCAAATGCACAAGTTGATGCAGGAGATTTTCCCGCGGGAAGAAGTGCTGGACTTCTCCCTGTGGGAAGAACCGCTGGAAGATCCGGGTATACGGGTGTTCGTGGCTGTACATGAGGGACAAGTTGTTGGGGCGACAGAATACCGTTATTACGAGGATTGGAACGTGGCCATGACGGACTTCACGATTATTGGGCGCGAAGGACTGGGAATCGGCAGTTTCCTGGCGAATCACCGCAAGCGTGATCTGCAAAAGCTGGCTGCAGCAAACGGGAAAGAATTGTTCGGTATGTTTGCCGAAATCTATAACCCTTATCTGAGTCAGGATCACGAGTTTGGCGGTATCAAGCCGATGGACCCGTATGTACGTCGTGAAGTATTGTCCCATCTGGGATACCAGCGTCTGGACTTCCCGTATGTTCATCCATCCTGGCAAGGGGATGGTGAAGCGGTTGGCGGATTGGATCTGTGCTTCATGCCAGGTGATGAGTCGCTTGGTGAACTGCCAGCAAGTCTGGTGGCTGATTTCCTGAATCGATATTATGCTGTACTTCCTAATAAACCACAAGAATGGCTTGCCATGGTAGAACAATTGACTGCTCGCAAGTCGGTTGCGCTACTGCCGTTGTAA
- a CDS encoding GNAT family N-acetyltransferase: MYTKEMLITDPERNGKRVKAVVRNYIAADFEELIRIQAESFPPPYPEELLWSHEQLTSHVQHYPEGAICIEVDGELAGSMTSLRMQWDPAHPASHTWAEVTDDGYIRNHQPDGNTLYIVDLCVRPKYRKWGMAQLMMQAMYHLVIAQGMDRLLGAGRMPGYHLVADQLSAQEYLDQVTAGERRDPVISFLLRCGRMPVGVTADYLDDEESCNYAALMEWRNPFK; the protein is encoded by the coding sequence ATGTATACGAAAGAAATGCTGATCACCGACCCGGAGCGGAATGGTAAAAGGGTAAAAGCAGTCGTTCGCAATTATATTGCAGCCGACTTTGAGGAACTCATTCGCATTCAGGCGGAGAGTTTCCCTCCTCCTTATCCGGAAGAGCTGCTCTGGAGTCACGAGCAGCTCACCAGTCATGTGCAGCATTACCCGGAGGGTGCCATCTGTATTGAAGTCGATGGAGAATTGGCTGGCTCAATGACCTCGCTACGGATGCAGTGGGACCCTGCACATCCAGCAAGTCATACCTGGGCCGAAGTAACGGATGACGGTTATATTCGTAACCATCAGCCGGATGGCAACACGCTGTATATTGTTGATCTCTGTGTTCGTCCAAAGTACCGAAAATGGGGAATGGCTCAGTTGATGATGCAGGCGATGTACCATCTTGTGATTGCACAGGGTATGGATCGGTTACTAGGCGCTGGTAGAATGCCCGGTTATCATCTGGTTGCAGACCAACTGTCTGCGCAGGAATATCTGGATCAGGTAACAGCGGGAGAGAGGCGTGACCCGGTGATATCGTTCCTGCTTCGCTGTGGCCGCATGCCCGTTGGTGTGACCGCAGACTATCTGGACGATGAGGAATCCTGTAATTATGCTGCCCTGATGGAGTGGCGGAATCCGTTCAAATAA
- a CDS encoding carbon-nitrogen hydrolase family protein produces MKLRVSAVQYQLHTISSFEQFAAQAEHYIRTASEYGTEFVLFPEFFTTQLMSIGDKQGNALTIEDLPNYTEQYEQLFTSLAAKYCMHVIGGTHVIRREGKLYNTAHMFYPDGRIARQDKIHITPTEVQEWNMAPGEGLEVFDTDKGRIAMLTCYDIEFPEIVRMAKAKGADVIFCPSCTDDRHGFYRVRYTSHARAVENQVYVVLTGTVGNLPTVDFMRANYGQAAIITPNDIPFPPRGILAEGEINNDMIVTADLDLDLLYEVRERGSVTTWRDRRTDLYTDWV; encoded by the coding sequence ATGAAACTGCGGGTATCCGCTGTACAATACCAATTGCACACAATCAGCTCGTTTGAGCAGTTCGCCGCTCAGGCTGAGCATTACATACGGACAGCGAGCGAATACGGAACCGAATTTGTGCTGTTCCCGGAATTTTTCACAACGCAGTTAATGTCCATTGGGGACAAACAAGGCAATGCACTGACGATTGAGGATCTGCCGAACTATACGGAACAATATGAACAACTGTTCACTTCACTTGCTGCCAAGTATTGCATGCACGTCATCGGGGGAACCCACGTCATTCGCCGTGAAGGGAAGCTGTATAATACAGCCCACATGTTCTATCCAGATGGTCGCATCGCTCGCCAGGACAAGATTCACATTACACCAACCGAAGTCCAGGAATGGAATATGGCTCCCGGAGAGGGACTTGAGGTGTTCGACACGGACAAAGGCCGTATTGCCATGCTGACCTGTTACGATATTGAATTCCCGGAAATTGTACGGATGGCCAAAGCCAAAGGCGCTGACGTGATCTTCTGTCCTTCCTGTACGGACGATCGTCACGGATTCTACCGTGTGCGTTATACGAGTCATGCCCGTGCGGTAGAGAATCAGGTGTATGTTGTGTTAACCGGAACAGTGGGTAACCTGCCGACCGTTGACTTCATGCGTGCCAACTATGGACAGGCTGCCATTATTACGCCGAATGATATCCCATTCCCGCCACGTGGCATTCTGGCCGAGGGTGAGATTAACAACGATATGATCGTGACCGCCGATCTGGATCTGGACTTGCTGTATGAGGTGCGTGAACGTGGATCGGTAACGACCTGGCGTGACCGCCGTACCGATCTGTATACCGATTGGGTTTAG
- the cidR gene encoding cidABC operon transcriptional activator CidR yields MDIRHLQYFLEVARQQSFTKAAEVLYITQPTISKTVKSLEEELGITLLDRYGKKVELTDAGHVFFRQALEIEKSFRSLSSELDDLMNLKKGHLRIGLPPMVGSSFFPMIIGEFHKAYPQVTIQLFEDGAKKVEADVISGALDIGVAVLPTVDELLDHFVFVKEKLNLLVHPSHPLAEKESVALHELENDAFVLFREDFALHDRIIVACQHAGFQPRVVYESSQWDLLSAMVAANLGVALLPETICREVDHMRVRIIPVVEPVIPWQLGMIWRKDRYLSFATREWIAFTQSMLGE; encoded by the coding sequence ATGGATATCCGCCATTTGCAATATTTTCTGGAAGTTGCCCGGCAGCAGAGCTTCACAAAAGCCGCCGAAGTTCTGTATATCACCCAGCCCACGATCAGCAAGACGGTCAAGAGTCTTGAAGAGGAATTGGGGATCACGCTACTGGACCGTTATGGAAAAAAGGTGGAACTAACCGATGCAGGTCATGTTTTTTTTCGGCAGGCACTGGAGATTGAAAAATCATTCCGTAGTCTGTCGTCAGAATTGGACGATCTGATGAACTTGAAAAAAGGCCATCTGCGGATCGGCTTGCCGCCAATGGTAGGATCAAGCTTTTTCCCCATGATCATTGGTGAATTTCACAAAGCCTACCCGCAGGTGACCATTCAACTGTTTGAGGATGGCGCCAAAAAAGTGGAGGCTGATGTGATCAGCGGTGCACTGGATATTGGCGTTGCCGTACTGCCAACCGTGGATGAGCTGTTGGATCATTTTGTGTTTGTGAAAGAGAAGCTGAACCTGCTCGTACACCCTTCACATCCACTTGCGGAGAAAGAGTCGGTCGCGCTGCATGAACTGGAAAACGACGCCTTTGTGCTGTTCCGGGAGGATTTTGCATTGCATGACCGGATTATTGTGGCTTGCCAGCATGCGGGGTTCCAGCCCCGTGTGGTATATGAGAGCTCTCAGTGGGATCTGCTCAGCGCGATGGTTGCCGCCAATCTGGGTGTAGCCTTACTGCCGGAGACGATCTGTCGTGAGGTGGATCATATGCGTGTACGCATCATACCCGTGGTGGAACCGGTGATTCCATGGCAGCTCGGCATGATCTGGCGGAAGGATCGTTATCTTTCATTTGCCACGAGAGAGTGGATTGCATTCACACAGTCGATGCTGGGTGAGTAA
- a CDS encoding CidA/LrgA family protein yields the protein MKKWGLGIAQVALLMVFSLLMDLLARTLHLPVPGSILGMVVLFILLQTRVVKLRWIEVGAAWLLGELLLFFIPSAVGIMNYMPMLEHDGLQILFIVLLSTFLVMSCTGLVATRIAKRKERHTG from the coding sequence GTGAAAAAATGGGGCCTTGGTATTGCACAGGTTGCGCTCTTAATGGTTTTTTCACTGCTTATGGACCTGCTGGCCCGTACTCTCCATCTTCCTGTACCCGGTTCAATACTCGGTATGGTTGTGTTATTCATTCTGCTTCAGACTCGTGTCGTGAAGCTGCGTTGGATTGAAGTTGGGGCTGCCTGGCTGCTCGGTGAACTATTGTTATTTTTTATCCCGTCAGCCGTTGGCATCATGAACTATATGCCCATGCTGGAGCATGACGGATTGCAGATTTTATTCATCGTACTGCTTAGTACATTCCTGGTCATGTCCTGCACAGGCCTGGTTGCTACACGAATTGCCAAACGAAAGGAGCGTCACACCGGATGA
- a CDS encoding LrgB family protein: MIGFLCLLLTVGIYGVAKRMYRNLPKVYLSPLLITPLLVVGILLATGTDYATYSSGGKWLSLLLQPATVAFAVPLYTFFHVLKKHISEIVFSVMTGSVVAVLSSALLAKWLRLDSGLIHSLIPRSITTPIAMNVSATIGGIPAVTAVFVIMTGLLGVIMGPSIVKMLRIDGEIARGTLFGTGAHGTGTSKAFELSSLTGTISSISMVLAALFTLAVAPVLSKLIFP, encoded by the coding sequence ATGATTGGATTTCTCTGCCTGCTGTTAACCGTCGGTATCTATGGGGTCGCCAAACGAATGTATCGTAATCTGCCGAAAGTGTACCTGTCTCCGTTGCTCATTACGCCACTACTTGTCGTTGGCATATTACTTGCAACCGGAACGGATTATGCCACGTATAGCAGTGGCGGCAAATGGCTGAGTCTGCTTCTTCAACCGGCCACCGTGGCTTTTGCCGTTCCGCTCTATACCTTTTTCCATGTACTCAAAAAACATATTTCCGAGATTGTCTTCAGTGTCATGACCGGTTCAGTCGTTGCCGTACTCTCTTCTGCCCTGCTCGCCAAATGGTTGCGCCTGGATTCCGGTCTCATTCATAGTCTGATCCCAAGATCGATTACCACCCCAATTGCCATGAACGTATCCGCCACCATCGGTGGCATACCCGCAGTGACAGCTGTTTTTGTTATTATGACTGGTCTGCTCGGAGTGATTATGGGCCCTTCTATTGTCAAAATGCTGCGCATCGATGGGGAGATTGCACGAGGCACACTGTTTGGAACCGGTGCCCATGGCACAGGGACATCCAAGGCGTTTGAACTGAGTTCCCTGACCGGTACCATCTCCAGCATCTCCATGGTGCTCGCTGCATTGTTCACTTTAGCCGTTGCACCCGTCCTTTCCAAACTTATTTTTCCATAA
- a CDS encoding AbrB/MazE/SpoVT family DNA-binding domain-containing protein, with translation MKRTGMKRSLDRLGRIVLPKEMRDTMEIHIGDPLEFFIEGKELILRKYKSTLCIFCGDVDTEMYFKEQFICRTCAIQLKHPDDSPDWFVPQNKQAPAPVERPASKSAPVSSPAREEGTTADNQEYPDLRPKTARMLQQMKEIVEQNPGLAQQQIAEKLGISQGRVSQLKKLL, from the coding sequence ATGAAAAGAACCGGAATGAAGAGATCTCTGGACCGTCTTGGACGAATTGTCCTTCCCAAAGAAATGCGGGATACGATGGAAATCCATATCGGCGATCCGCTTGAGTTTTTCATTGAAGGGAAAGAGTTGATTTTAAGAAAGTACAAATCAACATTATGTATTTTTTGCGGTGATGTAGATACGGAAATGTATTTCAAAGAACAATTCATCTGCAGGACTTGTGCAATTCAATTAAAACACCCGGATGACTCTCCCGACTGGTTCGTACCTCAGAACAAACAGGCTCCTGCACCCGTGGAGCGTCCTGCTTCCAAATCCGCCCCAGTCTCATCTCCCGCTAGGGAAGAAGGGACCACAGCTGACAACCAAGAATATCCGGACCTGCGGCCAAAGACGGCACGCATGCTGCAACAGATGAAAGAAATTGTTGAACAGAATCCCGGTTTGGCTCAACAGCAAATTGCGGAAAAGCTTGGCATCAGCCAAGGACGCGTCTCTCAATTAAAAAAGTTACTATAA